The Diospyros lotus cultivar Yz01 chromosome 11, ASM1463336v1, whole genome shotgun sequence region TTTCTACATTTACATATGAAATGGTAAATATTTGTGGAGAGGGCAATtatgaaaaagtaaaaattaatataatctttttgttcaaaaaatattaagtatTTCTTTACAtgctttttattcttttcatatCGATGATGAACTAAGTTGTGGGGATCTTACAGGTTGGACTGACCTGTCAATTGATCTGAAGAAGCACCAAGTGCCAGTGACATTGGAAAAAGTTGTTTATTTGACTTTAAGACTCTCAGGAACCCTGCTGATCTATTTTTTAGGTACATGTGTAATTAATTTCTGTTGTTTCATAGGTTCCTACTGACTTTACATTATagattatttcttcttcttttaatttaagTATCTGACCTGAGTGGGTTCCTCCATTTGAAGGAACTTGAAAATAAGGGagctttttgtttcttccttaaAAATCACTTGCCTTATCTCAATGGCATTTGGTTGCTGATATATATTGGTGCAGTGAATCTTTACGCATTTCACTGGAGCGGAACTGACTCATTTATCTAGTATTAGAAGGATTACCTCagataatatatttacaaaggAAAGCTGAACCAGCTTTCTAGTattacaaaagaaaatcaaacaagtTTGTTTACAGAGTCAGTGTACACATTATTCAGCATACAAATGGGAATATTACAGAGTCAGTTATTGTACAAGTTTCTTTACTGAGTTGGTCCCCATTGCGGCCAGCATAAAGATGGCACAGACCTCCTCATTTTTGGTTCTTCTCTGCCAAGTTCTGCAGCTAGCTAGAGGAGCGCATACTTAGCAATAATTGCCAATAAAGAGATAAAAGCCTGTCCTCTATTCCTTGCCAAAGCCCATGTCAAACCTTTGGCCATTTTATTGCTGAACCAATCAACGAATAAAGTTAACATGGTTGCtgtgttcttcattttttatcAACTAAAATGTACTTCAAGATGAATAACAATTGACGCCACAAATGGTACACAAACTATTTAATAAGCAATAAGCCTACTCTGTAAATAACAATTGGAATGAGATAATTTAAAGCAAACTTACTATGAATCAACTGAATGTATTGAATACCTTATGGTAATAGTTCCTTTTGGCAACTGATAGGGTAGACAATTCTATATGACTTTGCTTCCTAATTGTAAGGTCAATAACCATGTTAAAgccccaaaaacaaaaatgggACAAACCACAAGTAGAACCTACTCAACAAAGGCCcacattttcaataaaaaaatcaatgccACATTGATTTGCTCCCAGCAATCTGTTGAAACCTTGGCTATCAAATTATCCTCTGTGTCGAATCTCTTGCCAGTAAGTCCCTTTTTCCTGTAGTAtcttcctttattcttttctctctctctttaagtCCTGCTGATCAAACCTTTGAATTGTTGGTTGGCAATTTTTGGATCAAAGTAGTTGTCTTCCATTATCTGGTTTGTCAAACCCCAGTCAGCTGATCTCAATATTCTTCTATGTTCTTTTCAACTAGTTAGTTTGTTGGACAGGAATCCAAGGCCTAAATCTGTGATATGTGTTTGAATAGTTGATCATTAGCAATACCGATTTTGTACAATAAAGATGAGGTCTGTGCCATCTTTTGTACAATTgatctaataaatttttatgttttcaatCCAAATTCTGGCAGTTTTTAATACTGATTTTGTGCAATAAACTGCAGTGAGATCTCATATGGTCCTTGGCATTGTTTACCAACCATCATATTCGATGCCATTTAGCGTTAGAGATTCTATGATGCTAGTCATGTTGGGCACTGTGTTTCTTATTCAAAGTCTGGACTTTTGTTGAGTGGATTCTACTTTTGGTTtgttcccttttttttcttggggCTTTAACCTTGTTATTGACCTtacaattaggaagaaaagcTAGAGTTATTCATTCTCTGCTATTTGGCAATAGGAACTTATACTATAAGTTACTCAATTTAGTGTgtgattaaagaataaaatctgccttcaattttctcatttaaaCTGTTGTTTATGGAGTAAGGCTGATTGCTTATTAAATGACTTGTTACTGTTTTGTAACATCAACTCTTATTTATCCCGGAAGTCATTTTGGTTGACtgaaaatgaaatacaaaataatcaccTTAACTTCTTATGGTTGATTGGTTCAGCACTAAAATGGGCAAAGGTTTGATATGGGCAACAGCAGAGGATTTGGCAAGGAATAGAGGACAAGTCCTATCTCTTTATCGCCAACTATTGCAGAGTATGAACACCCCTGATTTGCCACTGAACTTGGCAGCAAGACTGGCCAAAAAGGCCCAGATTCGTGCCATCTTTATGTTGGCTGCAGAAGAGAGATCCCTCCACAACATCGAAGATCTTATTGATTCTGCTGagtactctctttctctcttaagAAAAGGCGAAATCCCCAAATACATTCAATGATAAATTATTGATAATCCTGATGTcaatctttctctccctcttgaTGTGACTGTGTATGGCGGCGACAATTTTTTTAAGCTTTTTAGCAGTTGCATATTGGATGAAGTTAGATAGATGAACAATGTCCCTGTAACCTTTTTGGTAATCTGAATTGACTTTTGTAAGcttattattattcaaaagtAAGATTACCCTAAACTAGAAAAATGAGTCTGTCGAGCTCCTGTGATGTCAATATTTACTATTAGTTACTTATGACTTGCCATATTGGatttttttagttgtttttacattttaatatgtatttatcTTCCCACATCTTCCTACCTCTCTGCTAGAATAACTTGATATCTATTAGACGGGATGTAGCTTCTAGAGAGTTTTGGTGGCTTGAAAGAATGTCCAGGGGAGGTAGAAATGCTTAAAGAATACTTATTGCAGATCAATTTCCAACCACTTTGAGGAAGGAGAGGAAAAAACATCGTATTTTGGTAAGAACTAGACATTTCATATTTGCTATTATAACAAATTCAAGGGACATTGGCAACATTTATAGTTCCATTCTTGATAAGAATATGGAGATTTGGCTGTTTGTTGCTTCATCTGTGCAGTGAGTTGTGTAAATTTGAGTCAATGACATTATGTGACTGAGCTTAGTTTATGACCAAGTTGAACTTTGTTAGCATTGTACAATCCTCTCAAAATTGCACAAGTCAAAATTGTTCAGTTATTAATTCATATTTTTGGCAAGAAAACACTCATTATAgtagtttataaatataaaaatgctatttgcagtaatgttttgattatattttttgtataaatgaCTTGTAAATGATTATCTATCATCATTATCACACTCCTTAATCCCTGTGTGGGATCAGCTGCATAAATTCTTGCTCTCCAATctttttctagaatttgttGAAAGATCTAACAATTTTGTATTGGTTGTCTACATAACACAACCACCTCCTTTTGTCCGGGGCTTAGGACAGTTCAAAGCCTCTCTCCTGAACAAAACACTACACTTGCTCTTCATCATTTCTCTGTTGGTTGCATTTTATGCTTAATTGTTCATTCAAGCAGGCCATTAGCCTATGTTacacatcttcttcctcttttgcaTCTTTGACAATCGTGTGTGCCTGTCTTGTTGATCCCAAGAATTCTCTGTTCTCTGCTGCCTAGAATCCTGCAAATCCACGCAAGATCTTAAATAACTAAATTCCTACTGTCCTAAATCATCAAAAGACGCAAAACTTTCCAAACCCAACAAGTAGATTGGATGGATGAcctatttatatacatatttgaaattatgtagttattttttgaattttgggtaaTTATTACTTTCTGAAAAAGTTGGATGGCATAATGGGAAATTTGATTGTTTTAGTAGGCAAAAAATTTGAACAAGATGGGTAATGACCAGGTGACAGGATTGGGTAGAGTTGGGGCACTTTGGAGGTTAATCAAAGGATTTAAGGGGTTAGGTTGTGTTGTGGTGATTGAAGACCGGGAACCTGGGGGGTGGGGGGCGCTTGTTCATTTTTTCCAAACTGCAACTGAATGTGTTTCTGTTTGCAGCATCTCTACTTGTAGCAGCGCTGTATCAGGGAGACtataagtaaaaaaagaaagaaaagcgGAGACACGTTTCAGATTTCGTCTTCAAGATTTAACACTCTTGGGATAGATCTTGTTTGTTTCAATAATCCTCTCTGCCAATCTGAACCAAGCTTGGTGAGACAGGCAGAAGAACACTCGGTTGTAGGAGAATCAGAAACATGGTAACTATAGAGTACTGGATGATGATGAATGCTTATTgctcttctttttatttatcttacCTGATGTTTCCCAAAAAGGAATGATGTTAAATTCTAAGGTTTTGAGGGTGGGTTTATTGATGAGTTTTGGTTGTTATTGTGGAAATTGCAGTCAGCACTTTTCAACTTCCATTCCTTTCTGACAGTGGTGCTTTTGGTGATTTGCACTTGCACATACGTGAAGATGCAATTCCCCACTCTCCTCGAACAGAAAACAGGGTATTGTTCTTTTCCCTCCTCTTTTATATGTAGAGGTAATCtatttgggaaaatatttttagttgtgCT contains the following coding sequences:
- the LOC127813095 gene encoding uncharacterized protein LOC127813095; amino-acid sequence: MSALFNFHSFLTVVLLVICTCTYVKMQFPTLLEQKTGFRGFFWKAARIGERLSPWVAAGCFTMGVSIIFF